The Caloenas nicobarica isolate bCalNic1 chromosome 16, bCalNic1.hap1, whole genome shotgun sequence genome contains the following window.
TCTGTtgcacccccagctctgcccctccCGTGCACTCGCTTTGTCCGTCAGCTCCTGGATGCGCCTGGCTGCTGCACCGACCAGCTCCCTGCTCGCCTGTCAGGGCAAGAGCCACCGTGAATACAGATCATGCCGGGGATGTGCCTGCCTTCCCGGCCATGCTCCAGCACCGCGGAGGAGTGCGGGGGATTGTGCCGGCTGCGGGGAACACCCCTGGGACCGGTTCCATGGCTGCACCCTGAGCGCCAAGGCCTGGGCTGGAGAAGTTGGCATGTCTGGAGGGATGCCAGCCGGCAGGCAAGGTGGAAAGTTATCTTAAAATTCCCAGGAGGCTGTGACGTGCCACGTGGATTGCAGATCCTGGGACGGGGCGCACAGGCAATGTGCTACAAGGAAGTAGGATGGAGGGAGGTTGTCTGTATGTATGTCCCTCCCTGGGGTGTAAAACTGCCCAAACCTTGTGTCCTCAGCCCTGCACAAGGGCCACAGCTGCAGGGTCAGGTCCCAGCCAAAGCTCCACAGCTGAAGCTCATTCCCATTGCAATCAATAGGGATATCACCTTCATTACCAGGCTGCAGGGAGGACTGGGAACGGGTTGGGTGGCTTCCCTGCTTAATAAACCCATCCTACTCCTTACAATGCTTTTACAGGTGAGCTCCCACAGCATCTCTCTCCCTCTTACCTATATCATCCTTGTTTCATGCCTCCCAGATGGTGATCTCTTGCTGCAGGCCAGGGCAGCCTTCAGCATGCTTCCCAACCTGGTTTGGCTTTCCCCTCCATTTCTGACCTGTTGCCTTGTCTGCTCCTCTGCCCCTGCTGCTCAAGGTGCCCAGGGATGTAGTTTGGGGCAAGCAAACATCACTCGTGTTTATGAGGGGTTGGAGCGTCTTCTCTTTTCACCAAGCTGCTTCCCAAGAGCTGTGATggtggggcaggacagagccgCCGGGGGTCATTGAagaagggacaggcagcagctgctggttgTGTAGCGGGATTGTCCCCTGCCCGGGGAGGAGGACAGGCTCTGCTTTTTGGGCCAGGTGTGTGGGGTGTTGCAGTGATGCTGGGAGCTGTTCAGGTCCTGTGAGCTGGTAACCTCTGGTCCGTGTGATCAAACAAGCCAACCCCAACCTGCCACCATCGCTGCTGTgccctcgcctggctggccaagccctggtgtccccaagggcaGAGGCACAGGCTCGGGGCTGTCAGCTCAGTCTCTGGAGGGAGAGTCATTTCACAGCATGTAGATCGAGGGAATAAACTGATGTGCTGCGAGATAGGGCCGTTAAGTGTCTATTCCCAGCTTTGCCCTGCTACCTTATCCGCCAGATTTCAGACGTGATAAGGCAGCAGTGGAGGAGAGAAatggggggagcaggaggggagaTGGTTTCCTTAGGCAGTGGGAGCTGAGGTGCCAGGCTCTCCCTCCTCACCTTCCGTTTGGACATTTGTGGAAGATGCTGTTGAGAGGGGTGGGAGTTTTTCTCAGCTTGAGATGGTGTTTGGCTTCTAGGCAGGGAGGAGGACTCCTCGTCCATCATCCCTCCAGGAGGAGTCGGTGCTCTGGCACATGGTCCCAGCAGGGACCCCGAGGGGAAACCACCTCCCTAATgtctctgtgtttctttcccCAGAGCCTCCCTCCAGCACTGCCTTTTGGGATGATCGGCGCAGGAGCACGGGCAGCAACCCCCCAGGCACATCACCGCTGACCCGCGGCACTGGCAcccccagcagcctggctgctgaTGCAGAGCTCCTGGGCGCGCAGgagagagctgcagctcctcatcCCCATGGCAGCCCCTTCGCCCCGCGCCCTGGCCCAGCTGCATGGTGTGGGTGCCCCTGAGGAGCACCAGGACTGACCGCCGGGCCCCCCTgcgcgcagcccccgcccgccgcacCACCATGTCTCTGGAGTGGCTGCTGGACTGGAGCTGGTCCCTGGACGGGCTGCGGGATTTCATCGCCACCGGCATCCAGTCGTTCCGGGACTGCGACGCCAGTGCCCTGGCCGCTGtcgcctgcctgctgctgctcttcgtCTGGTACTGCTACCACGTGGGGCGGGAGCAGCCCCGCGCCTACCCCACCGTCAACGCCCTGATGCAGAGCGCCGAGGCCAACGGTGTGCAGAACGGCTTCGTCTACTGCCACTCGCCCGAGTGCGTGCGCTGCGCTCACCACGACGGGCTCAACCAGAAACTCTACCACAACCTGCAGGAATACGCCAAGCGCTACTCCTGGTCTGGCATGGGCAGGATCCACAAGGGCATCCGCGAGCAGGGCCGCTACCTCAACAGCCGGCCCTCCATCCAGAAACCAGAAGTCTTCTTCTTGCCGGACTTGCCAACCATGCCCTACTTCTCCCGGGACGCTCAAAAGCACGATGTGGAGTTGCTGGAGCGTAACTTCCAGACCATCCTGTGCGAGTTTGAGACCCTCTACAAAGCTTTCTCAAACTGCAGCCTCCCGCAAGGATGGAAAATGAACAGCACACCCAGCGGGGAGTGGTTCACCTTCTACCTGGTGAACCAGGGCATGTGCGTGCCCAGGAACTGCCGGAGATGCCCACGGACGTACCGCTTGCTCGGGAGCCTCCGCACCTGCATTGGCAACAATGTCTTTGGGAACGCGTGCATCTCCGTGCTGAGCCCAGGCACCGTCATCGCCGAGCACTACGGACCCACCAACATCCGCATCCGCTGCCACCTGGGTAAGTGCCCGGCGGGGGGGGTTCGTCCTGGCTGGGTGTCCCCACCACGGGCagtgctggggggctgcagccatACTTGGGTGCAGGAGCCCACGAAAGGCCTCTTACACCCTGTACTCGCCCAATTCAGCAGCTAattgcagccccagggctgacTTAGGCACCTGCTCCGCTTTGGCATGGGGAAGTTTTGGGgctttggcagcagcagcctccccaAGCGAGGCCAGTGCTCAGTGCCCCACCAGGTGCCCAACCTCCTCGGGgttcccagcacagcagcaagagTGTTTTGCCTCCTCCTCTGGCAAACCTGGAGGTGTGGGCTCCTGCTGGTGCAAGATACGGGGCTGGTCTTGTGCAGGGGTCTCCAAACACCCCTGTCTCTGTAGCACCCCTACCTCCCATCGTGGGATGCGGggcagctgggggtgctgctcCAGCGCAAAACTctctcccagtgccaccccccCGGCAGCTCCCCCTCTCCCGGGATTTCAGGTGCTCTGTGCTGACGCAGGCAGATGTGAACAAAGCCGCTGCTTTGGTGCGAATCAGGGGTCCCAGGGTGTCCCCTCCGGCGGGTGAGCGAGGGGCTGGTGGCATGGTGCTCCCCGCGCCGCGGGTGCCGCGATGGGGACAGCCCCCGCGGCACAGATGGTCGGGGCTCTGCCGCGCTGGAAGCAGCACAGATCGCGCCGGGGGAGGCACCGCACGGGCCGTGCTGGCAAACACTGAACGCGCTTGTTCAGCCAACTCCTCTTGGGTAAACACACTCAGGCAGTGACTGGCCATTTATTTAGAATGGGAATCGGTTCTCAGGGCTGATCCCAGGAGCTCTccatgcccagggctgggggtctggGACCTGCCCTCGCTGGTGCCCAAGGCAGCCCAGCACCCGGCTGccagctctccctcctctccaggGAGATGTGCTCCCCTTGCAAGGGCTgagcggggagggggctggtGAGGTCCAGGTGAGATGAGCCATCCAGGTCATTCCATTGTCCTTCCGTGTTTCCCAGCTCCatctgccccacagctgctggtcCCCCAGCCGGGACACAGCACTGCACTGGGGACACGCTGACAAGCTGCTCGGGCACTCACTGATGTCCCCACCACAGTGCTGAGCGCTCAGCTGTCGCTGTGCCCAAGGCACAGGTGTGGTTAAGAGACAACCTGCCCTTCCAGGCCAGCTTGCTCTGCAAAGCCAGAGCAGCCGGCAGCGCAGCCAAGTCGCTCTCTAGGTTTTACCCTaaccctgctgctgctctgctgaacaCACAGGGCTGAGCACAGGCACTGGCTCTGCCCTCCAAGGAGAGGGAATGACCCTGGGGTGCAGGTGCGATGAAAAGGCTGTGCATTGCTGGccacctcctccccacctcccctggCTGCTCCGCTCCCCCTTTCCAGCTGGAGCGTGTCCAGCtgaggctgtgctgcagggataTGGCTTTGGGGTTTGTAGGCTTTGAACCACCCGTtagaaaagcagagcagcttttTGTGCTCCTGGCTCTCCTGGGCAGCTGAGAGTCCCTGCTGTGCTTGCTTGGTTTTGGCATTGCTGTGAGATCTGCTCCTGCTCATTTGCTGCATCGTTACCGTTTGCAAAACACGTGAGCCCTGACTCCTTTCTCCGCCACGGCCACATCTTTGGGGTAGGTTGActctgcaccagctgcagccGTCCCCAGCATTGCGGGGGGTGACATTCCTGATGCAGGGGGTGGTGGGATCAACCCTTGTCAAATTGGCCTGACTTGCATTAGTGTTTCAGGAAAAGACCCCTTTTATCTCTAGGTTTGTCCTTCTGCTTGTGGCCTGCACAGTCTCTTCCTTTATGAAGGTTTTGTGACCCTCCCCTGAATTTCTGTCCTTGGAGCTGCCTCGTGGGGGAATTGGCAGCATCTCAGATGGGGGACTAAGTGACAAGGCAGATGCTGAGTGACACGAGGTCAAAGGGGAGCTTGTGGCAGCGCTGGGAATTGAGCCCATTGCTTGAGTCCCAGTGCAGCATCTCCTCCTACCCAGCCTTGCCCAAGCAGGGGGattgcagcagagctggaggaagcAAAAGGCAGGCTCTGCCTTTGGTCTGTGTTTGTGGGCTCCGGGGACTCAGTGGCTGTTCCAGGTACAAAAGAGGGTGCCCACGATGCTGAGCTCTTTGGGatacagccctgcagcagctggggccgagaggggcaggagggagcggGCAGAAGAGCAGGCACAGAGCTGCCGAAGAGCTGCACAAGGCTCAGAGTTCCACCTGCAAATGCAGTGCCAGCTCTGTGCATGTTCTGAACCTGCACTCTGCCACGCCACCGGGttcagcacagcctctgctaCTGCTCTCTGCAGGGAAGCAGCCCCTCGGCTGCAGCGTGGAGCCCGGGTGGAGCTCACCATATGCATTTCGGGGCTGCTCCCTTCTCCCCGGGAGCGCGGCGCTGCCTGACCCTCCCTGTGCTCGTTCTCTCTGTGCCTGCAGGTCTGAAGACGCCCAGCAACTGCGAGCTGGTGGTGGGGGGTGAGCCGCAGTGCTGGGCTGAGGGCCGCTGCCTGCTCTTTGACGACTCCTTCCTGCACACGGCGTTCCACGAAGGTCAGTGCAGCGCGGGGCCTGGCAGCCTCATCTCACACCGAGAACAGTGCCGATGAGCGGGGGGGACAGCGTGGCCTGCGCCCAGTCCCTTCTCCTACCAAGGcacctgcagggctggtggcagctgcaTCCCGCGGGTGACACCACTGCTGCCCTTGGCTGGCACCAGGGCTGGTGTGGTGGGGCTCACCGCCCCCACGAATGCTCCTGGCTGCTCCAGAGCGGTGGAGGGTCCCCATGCTCCTTGCCCAGGGGAGCCCCAGGACTTgttcctgctgccagcccagcacagggccCCCAGTCCTCTCCCTGCCACGGCAGCCAGCACAGAAATGCTTCCTGGTCCCCCAGAGCTCCATGGGCTCCAATGCCGACAGCCTCGGCATCCTCTGGCccttgctggcagcagcacagcggCTGCGGTGGTCCCGGTACGAGGCAGCGGCTCAGCGCTTACGTGCCAGAGGCGCCTTTGTCTCTGGTGCAGGGAGAAAAGCCTCACACTGGCCTGTTTTGCTGCCTCCCTCCATCACTGATGGAGGCCGTTCCGCTTCAGCTCTCCCAGATTAACCGGCATTATTCACTGATGGCATAAAAGCATCAAGCAGAGCTGTGAAGAGTGGGAGAACAAAAGCTGTTGCTCCCACATCCATCCTGCTGTGGGGTTGGGAAGGCAGCTcagcgcggggccgcggggctgTGATTGCGCAGCGGCAGCTCCGTGCACAGTTGAGATGCAGCTGCGCTGGGGGCAGGCTCAGCAtcgtgctgctgcctgcaccaggAAACCGCCGGCTCCAAGCACCCAGACCAGCCCCGGAGCCCTGGCAAGGAGGATGGTGCCCTTGCCAGCTGCTGGAGGCACTGGGCTTCCAGGGAGCAGATGTTGTTTACTGGGGTTGTACTGGGCAGacacctccctgctgcaggtGCAGGCTGGCCATGCCGCTGGGTGCAGGCGCTGCCCCGGGTACAGGCAGCAGCTTCCCAGTGCGGAGCCCGTCACCATCACGTCGGGGCGAGCACCAGCCTCTGCCCTGGGAGCGCAGTCGCAGCCCCTGCTTGTTTCCTCGCCAGGTCCCCCAGAGGAGGGTCCCCGCGTGGTGTTCATGGTGGACCTGTGGCACCCCAATGTCGCTGCCGCGGAGCGCCAAGCCCTTGACTTCATCTTCGCCCCTGGACGGTGACGGTGCTGCCGGTGTCGTGGGTTCCAGGGTGGCCATGCCGGCTCGGCTCTGCTCCACCATGCGTGGATGCCTGCCGTGATGGCACACGGCCTCGGGGTCCTCCCTCCCAGGGCTCCTGTAAATGGAAACTGTCACCTGTGTCAACGCCCATCTCTTTATTCCCATCGTTGGCTTCAGGGATTATTTTCCAACACGCCAGCGCGTCGCCTGCCCCCCATGGTTCGCTGCAGCACCACACCCATCCGTGTTATGTTGCTACTGTGTTTCGCGGTGTTCAGAAGTAGAGTAACTAAACCAAGGGTGTTTGTCTGAATGTGATGATGTAAAACTTCTTGTGGTTGTCAAAAGAACAGCACACACACATCAAACCAGCCAACCAGCCCAGCGCTGAGCTCAGCCTGCCCCTGTTGCTGTCCCCAGAGATGGAAACCAGAGGCTGCAGTGGGCAGGATGCACCCCTGGGCAGacagggcagcacaggcagcgctCAGCCTGCAGAGAGCTCCTGCACCACCAGCCCAGGGGCTCCTGTCCCCCTCGCATGCCAGCGGGGCCCCGGCCCACGGTTCCCGTCCCTCCTGCCTCAGCAACTGTTTGCCACgcgggcaggagcagagcctgaGGCCGGCTGCCCGTGCCCCCAGCCACAACCCAATGTCCGCCCTGGCAAGGGGACAGCGCACATCAGGCCCACTCTTTAATCTGACCAAGGGCATTATCAATTGCCTAAATCCCCTCCTGGCTTTATCTGCAACCTTTGGTTTTCACCGCTCAAGCTGGGAAGCCCCTGCCAGGCAGGGACACGTTGGGAACACAGAACTGGGCTTTTGTCTGTCCACAGCAAAGGGAGGAGGTGACgcttccttctgctgctccagcttCTCCTCTCCTGAAGCCAGAGCGAGCattacagagcagcagctcacaCATACCTGATGACAGCACAGGAAAGGTTTCCCAAGGCAGCAGGTGTTTTGTTCTGAAGCCCAAGGGACGAGCCCTCAACCCTGGGATTCCTGCCCGCCCAGCAACTAATGCACTTTGCCTGACGTCACCAAGCATCcagggtttgtttgggggttttggggtgcagagcgACCCTAGGGTTTATAACATGCTACAGGTGAAGCACAGCATGTCGCGGGTGCTCACCGCTGTCCTTGCACCTCTGGTTGGGACACGGCTGTGCCGGGGTCGGTGGCCTCGGCGTGGCTCTGGGGACTGCTCACCCCTGCATCCGGGAGGGAACACAGCCCATCTCCCCTATGATTTCTTTACCAATTTTTCAGTGATTAGATTGCAAGATAAGGCAGAGATTTCAAATACAtccaagagatttttttacaCCTGTCTTGTTACAGAAAATCTGAAGTGCATGATTTCTACACGCATTGACTGCCTGGAACCAGACCCCGAGGAAGCAGGCTGGCTCAGCAACTGTCTTATGGTTTGGTGACATTCATACAGTGGATAAGCAAAGATTATCAATAAACTGttgtgctgaaaacagaatGGGCTCTGCCTGCTGGTGTAACTGCTCCGGGGTCAAGCACAACACAGAGGGCTTGGGTTCTGCtaaggcagctgctggcagggagggaggagggaacgGGCCCCGAGCTGAGTTTACAAGCGATGCTTTAAAACACCCAGCCCCGTGACATTTCTGTCCTGCCCAACTGCCCAAATCCAGCACCCGACATTCCCCGAGCACAGAGCCAGCCTGGCAACACCAGAAATGGCTTAGCATGAGGCCCTGGCCCTCATTCCCAGCACTCACATGCTCAGACCAGACCCGGCCATCACAGTAGCTGCTCCTCGTCATGTTCTACTTGAAATGACCAATTTTTAAACATCCTCTCTCCAACACAACCATTAACTCAAGGGCCTGGAGATCTTTGCTGTACTACCGCAAGACAACTTTCCTCTTAACAGT
Protein-coding sequences here:
- the ASPHD2 gene encoding aspartate beta-hydroxylase domain-containing protein 2; the encoded protein is MVWVPLRSTRTDRRAPLRAAPARRTTMSLEWLLDWSWSLDGLRDFIATGIQSFRDCDASALAAVACLLLLFVWYCYHVGREQPRAYPTVNALMQSAEANGVQNGFVYCHSPECVRCAHHDGLNQKLYHNLQEYAKRYSWSGMGRIHKGIREQGRYLNSRPSIQKPEVFFLPDLPTMPYFSRDAQKHDVELLERNFQTILCEFETLYKAFSNCSLPQGWKMNSTPSGEWFTFYLVNQGMCVPRNCRRCPRTYRLLGSLRTCIGNNVFGNACISVLSPGTVIAEHYGPTNIRIRCHLGLKTPSNCELVVGGEPQCWAEGRCLLFDDSFLHTAFHEGPPEEGPRVVFMVDLWHPNVAAAERQALDFIFAPGR